In a genomic window of Mucilaginibacter sp. KACC 22063:
- a CDS encoding efflux RND transporter permease subunit — protein sequence MGLIKGALRKPITVLVLVAGLFFFGLNAVRSIKIDIFPDLNLPVIYVSHPFGGYTADQMESYFGKQYVNLLLYVSGVKSIETRNISGLTLIKLTFYEGTNMAQAAAEVTAYTNRAQAIFPPGTQPPFILRFDASTLPVGQLVLSSPKRTNNELLDMANIYVRSSFTSVPGLVAPAPFGGNTRTVVVKVDPSLLRSHNLTPDQIVAAIRDNNQNTPAGNVRIGDINYVTPANTSIKKIPEFGDIPIYRNGIQTLFLRDVATVEDGADITSSYALVNGKRSVYLPITKSADASTWEVVQNLKKAIPRFQALLPADVKLSYEFDQSTYVINAVKSLAEEGAIGAVLTGLMVLLFLGDRRGALIVILTIPASIVSGILFLSLFHQTINIMTLSGLSLAIGILVDESTVTIENIHQHFDMGKPKALAIWDACKEIAFPKLLILFCILAVFAPAFTMKGIPGALFLPLALAIGFSMITSYLLAQTFVPVMANWLMKNDHEDHSHADGYAMEDEGGHAEQKERAMKLAEKKAAESNSKFDKFRAGYLKLMDRMLPNRKLISILYIVGALGLAFLILSVTGRDVLPKVNSGTFQVRLRAPDGTRLERTEGIMIKTLHMLNNMVGRKNIAVTSAFVGQHPSQFSTSPIYLFMAGPQEGVLQVNLAEDYKVNLDDFKEKFRKQMAKEQPDVKISFEPIDLTDKILSQGSPTPVEVAISSKNKKQNVAYAFKVMDKLKQIKYLRDVQIGQAINYPALNINIDRVRAAQLGVSLTDVTRSMTASTSSSRFTDKNVWLDEKVGLSYNVQVEVPEYQMASINSIKEIPIMSNQPRPVLGDVADIKQGTTFGENDDIGAIPMLTVTANLHKTDLGTASDDVQKAIASLGKLPRGLTITARGLTQTLDDTLGSLQTGLLVAIVVIFLMLTANFQSFKVALVVLSTVPAVLFGSILLVKITGATLNLQSYMGMIMSVGVSISNSVLLISNAEEIRKYNGNALQAAREAAALRVRPIMMTSLAMMVGMIPMASGLGEGGDQTSPLGRAVIGGLFASTFAALLVLPLIFAWVQGKATTQSVSLDPEDKESKFYVPLTHEEGAKLHLDHPETH from the coding sequence ATGGGATTAATTAAGGGCGCACTGCGGAAACCAATTACAGTACTGGTACTTGTTGCCGGTCTGTTCTTCTTCGGGCTTAATGCGGTGCGCAGTATCAAAATTGACATTTTCCCGGATCTGAACCTTCCGGTGATCTATGTTTCGCATCCATTTGGTGGTTACACAGCAGACCAGATGGAATCATACTTCGGTAAGCAATACGTTAACTTACTGCTTTATGTGTCGGGTGTAAAAAGCATTGAAACCCGTAACATTTCGGGCTTAACGTTGATAAAGCTTACCTTTTACGAAGGGACTAATATGGCCCAGGCCGCCGCGGAGGTGACGGCCTATACCAACAGGGCCCAGGCCATTTTTCCGCCAGGTACGCAGCCGCCATTTATACTCCGCTTTGATGCGTCCACGCTGCCTGTTGGCCAGCTGGTACTTAGCAGCCCCAAACGGACAAATAACGAATTGCTGGATATGGCAAATATTTATGTCCGTTCGTCGTTTACATCAGTTCCCGGCCTTGTTGCTCCGGCTCCGTTTGGTGGTAATACGCGTACGGTAGTGGTAAAGGTTGATCCAAGCCTGTTGCGTTCGCATAATTTAACGCCCGATCAGATTGTTGCCGCCATACGCGACAATAATCAGAATACCCCCGCAGGTAACGTACGTATTGGTGATATCAACTACGTAACGCCTGCAAACACATCTATCAAAAAAATCCCTGAATTTGGTGATATCCCGATCTATCGCAATGGGATCCAAACACTATTCCTGCGCGATGTAGCAACAGTTGAAGACGGTGCCGATATTACCAGCAGTTATGCATTGGTTAATGGTAAGCGTTCGGTTTATCTGCCGATTACCAAATCTGCTGATGCATCTACATGGGAGGTTGTACAGAATCTGAAGAAAGCAATCCCGCGTTTCCAGGCGCTTTTGCCAGCCGATGTTAAGTTATCTTATGAGTTCGACCAGTCTACCTATGTAATCAATGCTGTAAAAAGTTTGGCCGAAGAAGGCGCTATCGGTGCGGTACTTACCGGCTTAATGGTATTACTGTTTTTGGGTGACCGTCGTGGTGCATTGATTGTAATTTTAACTATCCCTGCATCTATCGTGTCAGGTATCTTGTTTCTGTCGCTTTTTCATCAAACCATTAACATCATGACGCTGAGCGGGCTTTCCCTGGCTATTGGTATCTTGGTGGATGAATCCACGGTAACAATTGAGAATATTCACCAGCACTTTGATATGGGTAAGCCAAAGGCATTAGCTATTTGGGATGCCTGTAAGGAAATTGCCTTTCCTAAGTTGCTCATCCTGTTTTGTATCCTTGCGGTGTTTGCCCCGGCCTTTACCATGAAGGGTATACCAGGTGCGTTGTTCCTGCCGCTGGCGCTTGCTATTGGTTTCTCTATGATCACATCTTACTTACTGGCACAAACCTTTGTACCGGTAATGGCCAACTGGCTGATGAAGAACGATCATGAAGATCATAGCCATGCCGATGGATATGCTATGGAGGATGAGGGAGGACATGCTGAGCAGAAAGAACGCGCCATGAAACTGGCGGAAAAGAAAGCCGCGGAATCAAACAGTAAGTTTGACAAATTCAGGGCAGGCTATCTGAAACTGATGGACCGCATGTTACCTAATCGTAAATTGATCAGTATATTATACATTGTGGGAGCACTTGGACTCGCATTCCTGATATTAAGTGTTACGGGTCGCGATGTATTACCAAAGGTAAATTCGGGCACCTTCCAGGTAAGGCTGCGTGCGCCTGATGGTACACGTTTAGAGCGTACTGAAGGTATCATGATTAAAACCCTTCACATGCTAAACAATATGGTAGGGCGCAAAAACATTGCTGTAACATCAGCATTTGTTGGTCAGCATCCTTCGCAATTTTCAACCAGCCCAATATATTTATTTATGGCTGGCCCGCAGGAAGGCGTTTTACAGGTGAACCTTGCCGAAGACTATAAAGTAAACCTCGACGATTTTAAAGAGAAGTTCCGCAAGCAGATGGCAAAAGAACAGCCGGATGTGAAGATATCTTTCGAGCCGATAGATCTTACAGATAAAATTCTGAGCCAAGGATCGCCAACACCGGTAGAGGTTGCTATTTCAAGCAAAAACAAAAAGCAGAACGTTGCTTATGCCTTTAAGGTAATGGATAAGCTGAAACAGATCAAATACCTGCGCGATGTGCAGATCGGCCAGGCCATTAATTATCCGGCGTTAAATATCAACATTGACCGTGTACGTGCAGCCCAGCTTGGCGTTTCGCTTACAGATGTTACCCGCTCCATGACGGCTTCTACATCATCATCCCGTTTTACGGATAAAAACGTTTGGCTTGATGAAAAAGTAGGGTTGAGCTATAACGTACAGGTAGAGGTGCCAGAGTACCAGATGGCGAGCATCAATTCTATTAAAGAAATCCCGATTATGAGCAACCAACCGCGCCCGGTACTTGGCGACGTTGCCGATATTAAACAGGGAACCACTTTCGGTGAGAACGACGATATTGGTGCTATCCCGATGCTTACGGTTACCGCTAACCTGCATAAAACAGATTTAGGTACCGCATCAGACGATGTGCAGAAAGCCATAGCATCATTAGGTAAACTACCACGTGGTTTGACAATTACTGCCCGTGGTTTAACCCAAACGCTTGATGATACTTTAGGTAGTTTGCAAACAGGTTTATTGGTTGCCATTGTGGTAATCTTCCTGATGCTTACCGCCAACTTCCAGTCTTTCAAAGTAGCATTGGTAGTATTGTCAACTGTACCTGCCGTACTCTTCGGTTCTATATTATTAGTGAAAATCACAGGTGCCACGCTTAACCTGCAATCGTATATGGGTATGATTATGTCGGTGGGGGTATCTATATCCAACTCGGTGCTATTGATCTCCAACGCGGAAGAAATACGGAAATATAACGGTAATGCGTTGCAAGCCGCACGTGAAGCCGCAGCATTGCGTGTAAGGCCAATCATGATGACCAGTTTGGCCATGATGGTGGGTATGATACCAATGGCATCAGGCTTAGGCGAGGGGGGCGACCAGACATCGCCGCTTGGCCGTGCAGTTATCGGTGGTTTGTTTGCATCAACCTTTGCTGCATTACTTGTACTACCATTGATCTTTGCATGGGTGCAGGGCAAAGCCACTACGCAATCTGTATCTTTAGATCCGGAGGATAAAGAGAGCAAGTTTTATGTTCCTTTAACCCACGAAGAAGGCGCAAAGTTACACCTCGATCATCCTGAAACACATTAA
- a CDS encoding efflux RND transporter periplasmic adaptor subunit: MKTTALKLPVKVSRTLLALTVCGLALSSCGDKKEKEKEEQAQEQQEASVDTPSVETTVLEKGKLSSVIQVPGELAPFQQVDLYAKTNSYVKQLLVDVGSEVHKGQLLVMLDAPEVNSQLAEAKARIAQQQAIFLASKANYDRLVNTAKTPGTIAQNDIDQAAARKDADYANVEAAKSFYKQVTANFDYLQIRAPFDGVITARNVNIGAYVGPSGKGSDLPLLVLQQQNKMRLIVSIPEAYTAGLNNKDEVKFNVRSMPGRTFTARVVRLSGALDPRLRAEHLEMDVYNKDKVLLPGMSAEVTVPLPSRDSTFILPKNAVIRSTEKVFVIKVDDTHHAKWIDVNPGIAGSDKIEVFGAGLKAGDKILTKGTDEIRDGMPLRDKPATKGDDDGE; the protein is encoded by the coding sequence ATGAAAACTACAGCATTAAAATTACCGGTTAAAGTTTCAAGAACCTTATTGGCTTTAACCGTTTGCGGCCTGGCTTTGTCAAGCTGTGGAGATAAAAAAGAAAAGGAAAAAGAAGAACAGGCACAGGAGCAGCAGGAAGCGTCGGTTGACACGCCTTCTGTTGAAACTACTGTACTGGAAAAAGGGAAGCTGTCATCAGTAATACAGGTTCCGGGCGAGCTTGCACCGTTTCAGCAGGTAGACCTTTATGCCAAAACCAACAGCTACGTAAAGCAACTATTGGTTGACGTTGGTTCTGAAGTGCACAAAGGACAGCTATTAGTGATGTTAGATGCGCCTGAAGTTAATTCGCAGTTGGCAGAAGCTAAAGCGCGCATTGCACAGCAGCAAGCGATTTTCCTGGCAAGCAAAGCTAATTACGACCGTTTGGTAAATACAGCCAAAACACCGGGTACTATTGCACAAAACGACATTGACCAGGCCGCTGCCCGTAAAGATGCCGATTATGCAAATGTTGAAGCCGCTAAGTCATTCTACAAACAGGTTACCGCAAACTTTGATTATTTGCAGATACGTGCACCGTTTGATGGTGTAATAACCGCGCGTAACGTCAACATAGGGGCATACGTAGGCCCATCGGGCAAAGGTTCTGATCTGCCTTTATTAGTATTACAGCAGCAGAACAAAATGCGTTTGATTGTTTCTATTCCAGAAGCTTATACAGCCGGATTAAATAATAAAGACGAGGTTAAGTTTAACGTACGATCTATGCCTGGCCGTACCTTTACTGCAAGGGTAGTGCGTTTATCTGGGGCATTAGATCCGCGTTTACGCGCAGAACACCTGGAAATGGATGTATACAATAAAGATAAGGTGCTTTTACCGGGTATGTCTGCCGAGGTAACTGTACCGCTGCCGTCCCGCGATAGCACTTTCATACTTCCTAAAAATGCAGTGATACGCTCTACCGAAAAGGTATTTGTGATAAAGGTTGACGATACGCACCATGCAAAATGGATAGATGTTAATCCGGGTATTGCTGGCAGCGATAAAATAGAGGTGTTTGGTGCCGGACTTAAAGCCGGTGATAAGATACTTACCAAAGGCACCGACGAAATCCGCGACGGTATGCCTTTAAGAGATAAGCCAGCCACTAAAGGCGATGATGATGGTGAATAA
- a CDS encoding aspartate carbamoyltransferase catalytic subunit, producing MGLSTRHLLGIKDLNADDIQLIFETADTFKSVLNRPIKKVPSLRDVTIANIFFENSTRTRLSFELAERRLSADVVNFAASSSSVSKGETLIDTVNNILAMKVDLVVMRHPYAGAGIFLSKHVKAQIVNAGDGAHEHPTQALLDAFSIREKYGDVAGKKVVIVGDILHSRVALSNILCLKQLGAEVMVCGPTTLIPKYIGSLGVKVEHDLIKALNWCDVANMLRIQLERQDIKYFPSLREYSMLYGLNKDILDSLDKEITIMHPGPINRGVEITSDVADSKQSIILDQVENGVAIRMAVLYLLAGQPA from the coding sequence ATGGGACTTAGCACAAGGCATTTATTAGGCATTAAAGATTTGAATGCAGACGACATTCAACTGATTTTTGAAACGGCCGATACGTTTAAATCGGTATTGAACAGGCCAATTAAAAAAGTGCCTTCGCTGCGCGATGTTACCATTGCCAACATCTTTTTTGAAAATTCTACCCGTACGCGTTTATCATTTGAACTGGCCGAACGCCGCCTGTCTGCCGATGTGGTCAACTTTGCAGCCTCTTCTTCATCGGTAAGTAAAGGTGAAACCCTGATTGATACCGTGAACAACATTCTGGCCATGAAGGTGGATCTGGTGGTGATGCGCCATCCCTATGCCGGTGCAGGCATATTTTTATCAAAACACGTAAAAGCACAGATTGTAAACGCCGGCGACGGTGCGCATGAGCATCCTACCCAGGCACTGCTTGATGCTTTTTCTATCCGCGAGAAATATGGCGATGTTGCCGGTAAAAAAGTGGTAATAGTTGGCGATATCCTTCACTCGCGTGTGGCGCTGTCAAACATACTTTGCCTTAAACAATTAGGTGCCGAAGTAATGGTTTGTGGCCCTACTACGTTGATACCAAAATATATTGGTTCATTAGGCGTAAAGGTTGAGCACGACCTGATCAAAGCCCTTAACTGGTGTGATGTAGCCAATATGTTGCGTATACAGTTAGAGCGCCAGGACATTAAATACTTCCCGTCATTGCGCGAATACAGCATGCTTTATGGGTTAAATAAAGACATCTTAGATTCGCTGGATAAAGAAATCACCATTATGCACCCCGGCCCTATCAATCGCGGTGTGGAAATCACCAGCGATGTAGCCGACAGCAAGCAGTCCATCATTTTAGACCAGGTTGAAAACGGCGTTGCTATACGTATGGCCGTGCTTTATCTATTGGCAGGACAACCAGCATAA
- the pyrR gene encoding bifunctional pyr operon transcriptional regulator/uracil phosphoribosyltransferase PyrR — protein MQNLTLLDGQKFQITIQRLCRQLIENHNDFSNSVIIGIQPRGIFLAKRIAEELRKILPGQTILQGDLDITFYRDDFRRREQLLPNQTRIDFITEGKKVIMMDDVLWTGRTIRAAMDALQAFGRPEKVELLVLVDRRYSRHLPVAADYTGIEVDSIASQKVVVSWKEADAEDKITLVTEEKQ, from the coding sequence ATGCAAAATCTTACGTTGCTCGACGGTCAGAAGTTTCAGATAACTATACAACGCCTTTGCAGGCAATTGATCGAAAATCATAACGACTTTTCTAATTCTGTAATTATTGGTATTCAGCCACGTGGCATATTCCTGGCTAAACGCATTGCCGAGGAGCTTCGCAAGATACTTCCCGGTCAAACCATATTACAGGGCGACTTAGATATCACCTTCTACCGCGACGATTTTCGCCGCCGCGAACAATTATTGCCAAATCAAACCCGTATCGACTTTATTACCGAAGGAAAAAAGGTAATAATGATGGACGATGTACTTTGGACAGGCCGTACCATCCGCGCTGCTATGGACGCTTTACAGGCGTTTGGCCGACCGGAAAAAGTAGAACTGTTGGTACTGGTTGACCGCCGCTATTCGCGCCATTTACCGGTAGCAGCAGATTACACAGGCATTGAGGTTGATTCTATTGCATCTCAAAAGGTAGTGGTTAGCTGGAAAGAAGCAGATGCGGAAGATAAAATTACACTGGTTACTGAAGAGAAGCAGTAG
- the rpsA gene encoding 30S ribosomal protein S1, whose translation MAKKQEAEKELKAKEAELDTVAVSKEKESIESEADSISIDEIKSNIAANSNDFDWDADDKKFGNYSNAEREKFEKMYDGTFSSINQGEIITGTVVNINNKDVVLNIGFKSDGMVSLSEFRDTPDLKVGDTVDVFVESQEDANGQLVLSRKRAKTQKSWERINQALDNDEIITGFVKSRTKGGLIVDIMGVEAFLPGSQIDIKPIRDYDIYVGKTMEFKVVKINHEFKNVVVSHKVLIEDDLENQKTEIVAKLEKGQVLEGTVKNITDFGVFIDLGGVDGLLHITDISWGRIEHPREVLSLDQKINVVVLDFDDEKKRIALGLKQLTPHPWQNLDEAIQIGSLVKGKIVTVADYGAFLEIIPGVEGLIHVSEMSWSQNLRNPQEFLKVGDEIEAKVLTLDREERKMSLGIKQLTPDPWQNAADKYAVGTQHVATVKNMTNFGVFVELEDGIDGLIHISDLSWSKKVNHPNEFTKVGEKLDVVVLELDVENRKLSLGHKQLEENPWDTFETVFTLDSVHEGTVLKVTDKGAIVALPYGVEGFAPTKHLVKEDGKTLKADDVAEFKIIEFNKDSKRIVISHSRIWEDVRAEARVQDFENRKKEAKATTSAVRKVKDSVEKSTLGDLSVLAQLKEQMEGAESKAAAKKTATKPEEEAK comes from the coding sequence ATGGCAAAAAAACAAGAAGCAGAAAAAGAATTAAAAGCCAAAGAAGCTGAACTGGATACAGTTGCGGTTTCTAAGGAAAAAGAAAGCATTGAATCAGAAGCTGATTCAATCTCTATTGATGAGATCAAATCTAACATCGCGGCAAACAGCAATGATTTTGACTGGGACGCTGACGACAAAAAATTTGGTAATTACAGCAACGCAGAACGCGAAAAATTTGAAAAAATGTACGATGGTACTTTCAGCTCTATCAACCAGGGCGAGATTATCACCGGTACTGTTGTAAACATCAATAACAAAGACGTGGTACTTAACATCGGTTTCAAATCTGATGGTATGGTATCATTGTCAGAATTCCGCGATACACCAGACCTTAAAGTAGGTGACACAGTTGATGTATTCGTAGAATCACAGGAAGATGCTAACGGCCAGTTAGTACTTTCACGCAAACGTGCAAAAACTCAGAAATCTTGGGAGCGCATTAATCAAGCTCTTGATAATGACGAGATCATCACTGGTTTTGTGAAGAGCAGAACTAAAGGTGGTTTGATCGTTGATATAATGGGCGTAGAAGCCTTCTTACCAGGTTCACAAATTGATATCAAACCTATCCGTGATTATGATATCTATGTGGGCAAAACCATGGAATTCAAAGTTGTTAAGATTAACCACGAGTTTAAAAACGTTGTGGTATCGCACAAAGTGCTTATCGAAGACGATCTTGAAAACCAAAAAACTGAAATTGTTGCCAAACTTGAAAAAGGCCAGGTATTGGAAGGTACAGTTAAAAACATCACTGACTTCGGTGTATTCATCGACCTTGGTGGCGTTGACGGCTTACTTCACATCACTGACATTTCATGGGGCCGTATCGAGCATCCGAGAGAAGTATTATCACTTGATCAAAAAATCAACGTGGTTGTGCTTGACTTTGATGACGAGAAAAAACGTATCGCTCTTGGTTTAAAACAATTAACCCCGCATCCTTGGCAAAACCTTGACGAAGCGATCCAGATTGGTTCGTTAGTTAAAGGTAAAATTGTTACTGTTGCTGATTACGGTGCTTTCTTAGAAATTATCCCAGGTGTTGAAGGTTTGATCCACGTTTCAGAAATGTCATGGTCACAAAATCTTCGTAATCCTCAGGAATTCCTGAAAGTAGGCGACGAAATCGAAGCAAAAGTATTGACATTAGACCGCGAAGAGCGCAAAATGTCATTAGGTATCAAACAATTAACGCCTGATCCATGGCAAAATGCTGCTGACAAATATGCAGTTGGCACTCAGCACGTGGCTACAGTTAAAAACATGACCAACTTTGGTGTGTTTGTTGAACTGGAAGATGGTATTGATGGTTTAATCCACATCTCTGATCTTTCTTGGTCTAAAAAAGTTAACCACCCTAACGAATTCACTAAAGTTGGTGAGAAATTAGACGTGGTAGTACTTGAGCTTGACGTTGAAAACCGCAAACTAAGCTTAGGCCACAAACAACTGGAAGAAAATCCTTGGGATACTTTCGAAACCGTATTTACTCTTGACAGCGTACACGAAGGTACTGTGTTAAAAGTAACCGATAAAGGTGCGATTGTAGCTTTACCTTACGGTGTTGAAGGCTTTGCGCCTACCAAACACCTGGTTAAAGAAGATGGTAAAACATTAAAAGCTGACGACGTTGCAGAATTTAAGATCATCGAATTTAACAAGGACAGCAAACGTATCGTTATCTCTCACTCTCGTATCTGGGAAGATGTTCGCGCAGAAGCCCGTGTACAAGACTTTGAAAACCGCAAAAAAGAAGCAAAAGCTACTACAAGCGCAGTTAGAAAAGTGAAAGATTCGGTAGAGAAATCAACCCTTGGTGATTTAAGCGTGTTAGCTCAGTTAAAAGAGCAAATGGAAGGTGCTGAAAGTAAAGCAGCTGCCAAAAAAACCGCTACCAAACCAGAAGAGGAAGCTAAATAA
- a CDS encoding MFS transporter, with protein sequence MAGTFRSLKYPNFRLYFIGQSLSLIGTWMERIAINWLVYSTTHSALMLGIVNFAGQIPTFLLSPYGGALTDRHDNYKILLRTQIAAMTQASIMATLVLTHTYTMPLIITLSIVLGMVNAFDTPARQSLMIRLIDDKSDLQNAIALNSSMVNVARLIGPAVAGILLTTVGTGICFLLNAFSFVAVIVCLMMMKLTPQVRERVTTTIWEGLRSGWAYLKAEHNIKLIIMLLACTSFFTMTYSTLLPIFAKDIFHGNARTYSLLNSLSGLGALCGAIYMASLQSTENLRKTIVIAASLCGLGIAVFAFCGQLWMALICIAIAGVGMMIQIAGTNTYIQTNVAPQMRGRVISYYVMAFMGVQPIGNFLAGLAAHHFNARYVLFFQGVAGLLAAILFGLFFKKSNNNTMVAQPAANQDQL encoded by the coding sequence ATGGCTGGCACATTCAGATCATTAAAATACCCCAATTTCCGTTTATACTTTATCGGGCAGTCGCTCTCTCTTATCGGCACGTGGATGGAGCGTATCGCCATCAATTGGCTGGTTTACAGTACTACCCATTCGGCTTTGATGCTGGGCATCGTCAACTTTGCCGGCCAAATACCGACGTTTTTGTTATCACCTTATGGAGGTGCATTAACCGACAGGCACGATAATTATAAGATTTTACTGCGCACGCAGATAGCCGCCATGACGCAGGCCAGCATTATGGCGACCCTGGTTTTAACGCATACCTATACTATGCCGCTGATTATTACATTAAGCATTGTGCTGGGTATGGTAAATGCTTTTGACACACCTGCAAGGCAGTCCTTAATGATCAGGCTGATAGATGATAAATCTGATCTGCAAAATGCTATTGCACTTAATTCATCAATGGTAAATGTGGCGCGATTGATAGGCCCGGCTGTGGCAGGAATACTCCTTACTACCGTTGGCACGGGTATCTGTTTCTTGTTAAATGCCTTCAGCTTTGTGGCTGTAATTGTATGCCTGATGATGATGAAGCTTACGCCACAGGTGCGCGAGCGGGTTACCACAACCATTTGGGAGGGTTTGCGCAGCGGATGGGCATATTTAAAAGCGGAGCATAATATTAAACTGATTATTATGCTGCTGGCTTGTACCAGTTTCTTCACCATGACATACAGTACACTGCTGCCGATCTTTGCCAAAGATATTTTTCACGGTAATGCACGTACATATAGTTTGCTCAACAGTCTTTCGGGGTTGGGTGCGTTGTGCGGGGCTATTTATATGGCATCTCTGCAATCAACAGAAAACTTAAGGAAAACTATAGTCATTGCTGCCTCGCTGTGCGGTTTGGGCATTGCCGTTTTTGCTTTTTGTGGACAATTATGGATGGCTTTAATATGTATTGCTATAGCTGGGGTAGGGATGATGATACAGATAGCAGGTACCAACACCTATATACAAACTAATGTGGCACCTCAAATGCGCGGCAGGGTGATCAGCTATTATGTAATGGCCTTTATGGGTGTGCAGCCTATCGGTAATTTTTTAGCCGGCCTGGCAGCGCATCATTTTAACGCCCGTTATGTATTGTTTTTTCAGGGTGTAGCAGGCCTGCTTGCGGCAATATTGTTCGGGCTGTTTTTCAAAAAATCAAACAACAATACCATGGTTGCTCAACCCGCTGCCAATCAGGATCAATTGTAG
- the tyrS gene encoding tyrosine--tRNA ligase yields the protein MNFVEELTWRGMLHTIMPGTEEMLNKGMASGYIGFDPTADSLHVGHLTQIMTLIHFQRAGHKPYALVGGATGMVGDPSGKSAERNLLSEETLQHNLKCVETQLAKFLNFESGANSAEMVNNYDWFKNFSFLDFIRDVGKHITVNYMMAKDSVKKRLEGETGMSFTEFTYQLVQGYDFYYLWKNKNCSLQMGGSDQWGNIVTGTELIRRKDAGEAFALTTQLIKKADGTKFGKTESGAVWLDPAKTSPYNFYQFWLNTTDIDAKSYIRIFTLLDEPSILALEQEHDQAPHQRALQKALAKDITIRVHGEQAYEKAIKSSEFLFGNTGIEFLNELTDAEVTGLFEGVPHFNITAAELADGINVVELLATKTTVFPSKGEARKMIQAGGVSLNKTKVPSADHVYSKTDLINNKFLIPQKGKKNYFLIVVE from the coding sequence ATGAACTTTGTTGAAGAATTAACCTGGCGTGGCATGTTGCATACGATTATGCCAGGTACCGAAGAAATGCTGAATAAAGGCATGGCTTCCGGATATATTGGTTTTGATCCTACTGCCGATTCATTGCATGTGGGACATTTAACCCAAATCATGACCTTGATTCACTTTCAGCGTGCAGGCCACAAACCTTATGCGCTGGTAGGTGGTGCAACAGGTATGGTGGGTGATCCGTCTGGAAAATCGGCTGAGCGTAATTTGCTATCAGAAGAAACATTGCAACATAACCTGAAGTGTGTAGAAACGCAACTGGCTAAATTCTTAAACTTTGAAAGCGGTGCCAATAGTGCCGAAATGGTTAATAATTACGATTGGTTTAAAAATTTCAGTTTTCTGGATTTTATACGCGATGTAGGTAAGCACATCACCGTTAATTATATGATGGCTAAAGATTCTGTTAAGAAACGCCTTGAGGGTGAAACCGGCATGTCGTTCACAGAATTTACTTATCAATTAGTACAGGGCTATGACTTTTACTATTTATGGAAGAATAAAAACTGCTCATTACAAATGGGTGGCAGCGACCAATGGGGTAATATTGTAACAGGTACAGAGCTTATTCGCCGTAAAGATGCGGGCGAGGCTTTTGCTTTAACCACCCAATTGATTAAAAAAGCTGACGGTACCAAGTTTGGTAAAACAGAAAGTGGAGCGGTTTGGTTAGATCCGGCTAAAACTTCGCCGTACAATTTTTACCAGTTTTGGTTAAATACAACCGATATTGATGCGAAAAGCTATATCCGCATATTTACTTTATTGGATGAGCCGTCGATACTTGCTTTAGAGCAGGAACATGACCAGGCGCCGCACCAGCGTGCATTACAAAAGGCACTGGCTAAAGATATAACTATCCGCGTGCATGGTGAGCAGGCGTATGAAAAAGCCATTAAATCATCTGAGTTTTTATTTGGCAATACTGGTATCGAGTTTTTAAACGAACTTACAGATGCCGAAGTAACCGGGTTGTTTGAGGGTGTGCCTCATTTTAATATTACTGCTGCCGAATTAGCTGATGGCATAAACGTTGTAGAACTGCTGGCAACCAAAACAACCGTTTTTCCTTCGAAAGGTGAGGCGCGTAAAATGATACAAGCCGGCGGTGTTTCACTTAATAAAACAAAAGTGCCTTCGGCAGATCATGTTTACTCAAAAACTGATCTTATCAACAATAAATTCCTGATCCCCCAAAAGGGTAAGAAGAATTATTTTTTAATTGTTGTTGAATAA